From a single Vigna unguiculata cultivar IT97K-499-35 unplaced genomic scaffold, ASM411807v1 contig_3, whole genome shotgun sequence genomic region:
- the LOC114171552 gene encoding uncharacterized protein LOC114171552: MAIHLYKTSTPSTRNGTVDSQVKSNPRNHLIYGQHRCGKGRNARGIITAGHRGGGHKRLYRQIDFRRNEKNIYGRIVTIEYDPNRNASICLIHYGDGEKKYILHPRGAIIGDTIVSGTEVPIKMGNALPLTDMPLGTAIHNIEITLGKGGQLARAAGAVAKLIAKEGKSATLKLPSGEVRLISKNCSATVGQVGNVGVNQKNLGRAGSKCWLGKRPIVRGVVMNPVDHPHGGGEGRAPIGRKKPATPWGFPALGRRSRKRKKYSDNLILRRRTK; encoded by the exons ATGGCGAtacatttatacaaaacttCTACCCCAAGCACACGCAATGGAACCGTAGACAGTCAAGTAAAATCCAATCCACGAAATCATTTGATCTATGGACAGCATCGTTGTGGTAAAGGTCGTAATGCCAGAGGAATAATTACCGCAGGGCATAGAGGGGGAGGTCATAAGCGTCTATACCGTCAAATTGATTTTCGACGgaatgaaaaaaacatatatggtaGAATCGTAACCATAGAATATGACCCTAATCGAAATGCATCCATTTGTCTCATACACTATGGGGATggtgagaaaaaatatattttacacccCAGAGGGGCTATAATTGGAGATACCATTGTTTCTGGTACAGAAGTTCCTATCAAAATGGGAAATGCCCTACCTTTGA CCGATATGCCCTTAGGCACGGCCATACATAACATAGAAATCACACTCGGAAAGGGTGGACAATTAGCTAGAGCAGCTGGTGCTGTAGCGAAACTAATTGCAAAAGAGGGGAAATCGGCCACATTAAAATTACCTTCTGGGGAGGTCCGTTTGATATCCAAAAACTGCTCGGCAACAGTTGGACAAGTGGGAAATGTTGGGGTAAACCAGAAAAATTTAGGTAGAGCCGGATCTAAATGTTGGCTAGGTAAACGTCCTATAGTAAGAGGAGTAGTTATGAACCCTGTAGACCATCCGCATGGGGGTGGTGAAGGGAGGGCCCCCATTGGTAGAAAAAAACCCGCAACTCCTTGGGGTTTTCCTGCACTTggaagaagaagtagaaaaaggaagaaatatagtGATAATTTGATTCTTCGTCGTCGTACTAAATAG